The Gossypium arboreum isolate Shixiya-1 chromosome 2, ASM2569848v2, whole genome shotgun sequence region AATATCAATAATTAGCTTTCATCAATTCAACTCTATAATCCTAAAAACACAAACATCGGCCttatttaacaaattaaacacaaaatcaAACAAATTCACAATTAAAACTAGatctattttattaataaaatcatgAAAATTCAACACTAGTAATACTAATAATTAACTTTTTTGAATTAACCTTAAAACcagaattaaacactaaaaaattATATTACTACTTTTTGgaaccaaaatatataactttactAAATAAGTGTAccatattgaaaaaaaaattctatatTAAAAAAGTGCCAAACCTGCTTTACCCTACATTTCATTCAACTATTGGATGATCATAACATTAAGAAAATTACAAATTACTATGAAATTCAATCACCAAGGATTCTTACCAAGTCCATGATAAGATTTGCATGTCTTTCCTCCAAATTCCTTACCTGCAACAAGAAAAGGTTTAAAATTTCTCCAAATTTTGAATCaaataaaacttttttttttttaagaaaaaggtTGATAATTTGAGTTGTTCAATTTACTTACCTTCTTCTTGTGTTTGTCTGTTTGAGTTTTGATGACATGGTACTGTGAAacaatcaattcatattcattagTTTCATAATTTGAGTTATAACATCAGTTGCAGTGATTTTGCAGATAAATTAAATCGGATTTTAGCGTTTATTATGTCTAAGCTTTATGTAATTACATATAATTACTTACAAATACTCTtacatacatatgtatatatatcaccTAGCTAACTTAACAACATTGCTTAATTGGGATTTGTCGAATTTTTTAACTAATACtcataatttatttgaatttaatttaaaaaatttaaaattaaattgataattattgAGTCAAATTTAAGTTCGAACAGCTTGAGCTATCGTCGAGCCGAATTTGAGCACTATAATATTCGTTTTGGACAGCTTAAAATCCTATGAGctgtttattttaatatatatttataatgaaattatattttttcttttattatataatatgaaTGAGTTTAATCgaatttaaatttaagtttaaatATAAAAATCGATAAATAAACTTAATTGAACTCGATTAATTCTTGAGGCAGATTCAATCCAACTAAATTCAAAGACTAAGCTTCCTATCATTCAAATTCAACTTGGTTCAATCATACCCTAATTGGAAATGCCAAAAGAAACACCATTAGCCTTGTTTTTACCCCAAAAACATTGTCAGGAGTCTTTTCAATGGAGGCTGAAATGGAGTTAAAATTAGCAgaaagataatatatatatataaactatgaaagaaacaaaaaccCAATATATATAATAATGCACACATACacgcaacatatatatatatatacacacacacccTTTTGGTACAAAAAAGGAGTTCCAATAATTTCAAACCTTTCTCTCACGTATAGCTAGCAAAGAAGAATCCATTTTAGCTTCAAGAGCTTGCAGTTCCTTAATGTTAAGTTCACTCAAGTCTCCACCCATTCTCTGcctgcaaataaataaataaaaaaaccccGTTCCCTtaatcaacaacaacaaaaaaagcaTGAACCCTTTTTTTCATTGACAAATAAACCCTAGCtttggttttatatatatatacaccatgGGAAAGGGCTATAATTTTCATTATACCTAATCTCCCTTCTCAGCTTCTTGTTTATCTCCTTCAACCTCCTGTAATTTTCTTCCATTCTCTGCAAAAACACACACAAAAATGGAATAAACAACAACAACAGCAACAACAACAAAAAGAACCCCACAAAGCttaaaaactaaattgtaaaCCTCATAATGGGAGTTCCATAGATCAATCCCTGTGGTCTTTTGGTATAGATCAAAAAACCCTTTTGTCCTGATTCAGAAAGAAACAAAACCCCAAATCAATGAATCATttgttatatgcatatatatatatataaattcatggagagaaaaagaaaaggtttagGGATTTGAAGGGTATTACGAGATGTTGGGGCTAAGGAACTCATGAAATTTGCCAGTGCTGGAGAACATGATCAATGAAACCTTGGCGTCACAAAGAACAGTGAGCTCTTGGGCTTTCTTGAATAAACCGTTCCTTCGTTTTGAATAAGTGACTTGCCTGTTTGTAGCGTTCTCAATCTTCTTGATCTCGATCTTCCCACGACCCATTGTTGGTTTCTTTCAAGTGAATGATCAAATGAGAAAGAGGGTAGCAGCTAGGCTTAAAGGGGTTTGCAGCAAAAtaaggttaaatgagaaaaatggtGATGAAAAGGGAATTGAATCCCATATCGGGAAAGAGGGTCTGAAGGGATGGAAAGTATTATTGTTTGATAACTAGAAATAGTTGTTGAAATTCAGTGAAACACTGATACAAGTTTACAGTGTGAGGGTATCTCGAGGTTAATCATGGCTGATAACGTGTGGGATTGTATAGTTTTTTTGACCCAATATTGggattatatattttgattttatggTTAATGGAGACTAATTCTTTTTGGGTTTTGTGGTTGTTTAATACAATAATTTCGTTTTTAAAATTAGAATTCGGGTTCTCTTCTTAAGAGTGACATTACACCCGAAACtgagattatatatatttttggtttTACAATTAATGGAGATTAACCCTTTCAAGGTTTGTGATTGTCTATTCTAATAATATTGTCTCTAAAATTAGAACTCGAATTCTCCTCTTGGGAGTGACATTGCACTCAACACTTGGATTGTATGTTTTTCGATTTTACAGTCAATGGAGACTAATTCTTTTGGGGCTTGTGATTTTTCATTCCAATAATATTGTCTCTAAAATTAGaacttgagtttttttttaaatttttttatttttatagttaaTGGATACTAATTCTTTTAGTGTTTGTAACTGTTCATTCCAATAatattatttctaaaattataACGAGTTCTCTTGAAAGTGACATCGCATTCAACACGTATTGGTAAACTACATTGCTTCTACCACTTAGGTAtctaaagtttatatatatatatatatatatatatatatcaaaactaAGATTGTAAATAAGATATTAGTGCTCACAAGTTATAACTACTTGAACTCGAATAGCTCAAGCTATCAATTGAGCCAAATTCGATCTTAGTGATACTTTACTTGAATGGCTTGCGAGCTTTATTGAGCTTTacgtttttaatataaattttaaatattttatggtATTAAATTACAATATTaccattaacatatatattattaatcttaAGTTTAATTATCGAGCCAAGTTAAAGCTTGAATACATACGAGTTTAATCTAGTATATCTTGATCCAAGCTCAAACATAGAAATAGATGTTCAATTGAGCTCAAGTTGAGTATTGAGTTTCAAATTTTAAGTTGCGCCTAAGCTCAAGCTTGCTAGTGTTCGGACTCAGCTTGGCTCAATTACGCTTCAACTCAAAAGTGATATCTAAATTATCAATTTTGTCTCTTTTTATCTCAAAACATGATATTAGCCTGTAAAAATATAACACGTGATATGCCGTAATGGAAAATTCTACacttttttttggaaaaaatgaaaatttaataattttttattaaaaaactttaattacttaaataaaaaaatttgtataatttattttaagtACATAACCTATTTTAGACGTTTACAAAATCATAAACGTTTATTCTGTTGAGTGATAAGGTGTTTGATGCAAGTAAGATTTCGAGTTTAAGTGTTATGGATAGAAACTTTCGTTTAAGAATCTAACTTGACTCGACTCGAATTTAATTGAGGTTTGACTATTATAATCAAATTGGCTCTACATAGAACGGGGTTAAGAGGTTAGCAAAATCCATTGCCCCAAAATTTCCCAAATTTCATTTTAGCCATTATAGCaaaatgtttagaaatatgataattTATGTTCTAGCTCtctaaattcttttaaatttcattttagtccttatagtaaatatctaaaaatatgataaattatgCTTTTTTCTCCCTCAaagtttttttcttaaattagAATTCCTAttcaatattaataaaaatttaatacttCCATATCCAAATTCCTTTTGTTGGATCAAAGCTTAGAtggaaaaaaatatattattttctcaAAGATTAATCATTAATAATAACAAATTATCTTTTTATAActgtaaatatttcataaaattttatttttctttaaatatatattaaatgtcGTCACCTTAAGGGCGAAGCCAGAAATTTTACATAAGGAGGCTAGaagtaaattataaatatttagggactaaaataaaattttaccacCATATTAATTTGTATTCTTACAATTTATAAAACGGTTCTAAAGCAATTCTACTATTTTGGGGTCAAGGCCATCGTCAGTCGCTCTAATTTTACCCCTAcccttaataatatttttaacttaACCGTACTGATAAAAGATTATCTATTTAATCGATTTGACCCttatttttttttgtgaattatAAGAGGAGGACAAAGTATTAACAATAACGTGACTAGCGCGACTTAAACCCAAATTACACCTGAAGCAATTAATACCCTTACCATTAGGCCATCATACGAATTTTACCCCTACTTTTTAATAGTTTAGTAGTAAGCTGTTGTGGTCCTCCTAGTatagattttataattttgaagTGATAGATACCTAAAGTATGTGTGGAACTAACTTTAATTCAACATCATATCTGTCAGGCTATTTAATATCTTCATTAATTTTCATGTGACATcggattttttttttggaaaattttggtctcaaatagttatattaaatctcggttaaattcaaattttaaaaagggTTGGAGTATTAAACGAGAGCAAGGTCTTCTTAAGCTGTTTTTGTTTTCCATCAACAAGACCCGAACCTAGGATCTTACTTAAGGGGTATTGAACTTCTTAGTACTCGATTCAGTAGACGTTAATAAGTGAATTGACCAATTGCACTCAATATACGTCAATAAGTGAATAAGATTTTGTCATCTTTATTTGAAGCAATCACCTAGTGTTATTAGAGCCAGATTGACCAACCAGACTGAGAACCTATAGGTATACTGATCCGGACAAAAGGGTTGAACTGATCTCTAAATGAATCACTTGGAATTGGTAAAAAGAAATTAAGACACAAAAAAAGGACGATGAAACCGgttttataagtttttttaatattttataattttataataatttatttaattattattggaCCGATAACTAAATTGAAATCTTATGATCTGATGGGTTTCaccataaatttaatttttaaaacatagCAACTATCTTTTAGATCTAGAAAGTGATATCTTAAGCTATCTAGTAACCCTAAATACATAGCATGAACAATTTTCTTACCTATAGCAGTAAGAACTAGTGAATTATATTCTGTGTGATAATGTCACTTAGGAACAAGTTCATGTGCCGGTTAAATTGGGTTTGAATCGGATTTATATATGGTATTAGTATATTTAATGTCTATTTAAACTcaatttgatctaaaatataaatctcaaaatttatcTAAGTCCGACCATATTTGTAAATAATTAATCCAATTATGTTTTAGGTTTGCTCATaccattcaaaattttaaaaagtaaatatagatagcttaatattttttaatatttgcatgatagtattatatatttatttgtatgtgatataaaatttcttaatatataaaaataaaataatatattacaaaaattagaaaacaagtcGAGTTAGGTTTAGGCTTTGAATGTTGAAATTGAAGCGCGATTTATATTTTAAACGGACctataatattttaattcaaaCCCTCTGAATATCGAGAGAGAATTAAATTTGAACAAATAACTGTACCATTACCAAGTATTAGATAATATTTTAATTCAAACCCTCTGAATATCGAGAgagattttttatttaattagataatattattaaaattttccatTAAACCATTAATGGAAGAATTAATAGTTCaacaatttatatata contains the following coding sequences:
- the LOC108481657 gene encoding agamous-like MADS-box protein TM6 isoform X3, giving the protein MGRGKIEIKKIENATNRQVTYSKRRNGLFKKAQELTVLCDAKVSLIMFSSTGKFHEFLSPNISTKGFFDLYQKTTGIDLWNSHYERMEENYRRLKEINKKLRREIRQRMGGDLSELNIKELQALEAKMDSSLLAIRERKYHVIKTQTDKHKKKEAKLDGQDGIVETGGYYESTMGLLPNGASNLYALRLYQNQQPPLVLHDGTNDLRLA
- the LOC108481657 gene encoding agamous-like MADS-box protein TM6 isoform X2; protein product: MGRGKIEIKKIENATNRQVTYSKRRNGLFKKAQELTVLCDAKVSLIMFSSTGKFHEFLSPNISTKGFFDLYQKTTGIDLWNSHYERMEENYRRLKEINKKLRREIRQRMGGDLSELNIKELQALEAKMDSSLLAIRERKYHVIKTQTDKHKKKVRNLEERHANLIMDLAKLDGQDGIVETGGYYESTMGLLPNGASNLYALRLYQNQQPPLVLHDGTNDLRLA
- the LOC108481657 gene encoding agamous-like MADS-box protein TM6 isoform X1, translating into MGRGKIEIKKIENATNRQVTYSKRRNGLFKKAQELTVLCDAKVSLIMFSSTGKFHEFLSPNISTKGFFDLYQKTTGIDLWNSHYERMEENYRRLKEINKKLRREIRQRMGGDLSELNIKELQALEAKMDSSLLAIRERKYHVIKTQTDKHKKKVRNLEERHANLIMDLEAKLDGQDGIVETGGYYESTMGLLPNGASNLYALRLYQNQQPPLVLHDGTNDLRLA